CCATGGCCTTCGATTTTTGGCTCTCTTAGCATTCACACTCGAGGTTTGGGGCTCCTGGTTGCTGTGCAAAAATGAATGTAACCACATTTCCAACTGAGTGTAGTGCGATGTCTCTGCCACCTGCCAGGAGACTCAAAGCTGAGGTTTGAGTAGAAGATGGAAAATCATGGACTCAATGGAGAGAGGAAAttctgccttcccagctttctttAGATTCTCCAGAAAAGGGGGTTAGAGAGGCTCCTCAGAATTTAGACTGGAAGAGGAGGTCACCCCACTGGAGCAAAGATTAGAAGACAAAGGTACTGAATCAAATGAGAGGTCTGTGAAGTACTTTGAAAAGTATAGACTTTGTGTCCACGTACATCAAGAACAGTAGCATCAATAACTGTATCACTGATGGGGTCTGTAGACATCAGCCAGGGTGGAAGATGATGCTCAAGGTTCTAAATTTAGTCCTTAGCCCCCAGCCAGACCTGAGCCTGAACCCTGCTGGGCAGAGAGGCGATCTGTTCAGTCCTCCGATCTTCCAGCATAGGTGACTACATAAGCTATTTTGGTTTAGTGGgtccttaaataagacaattTTTCTTCAGGTCTAATCTCTCCCCTGCTGACAGTTTCTATCCTCCTGGGCCTTACCCTTAAACTGCCTGCTGCTTATCTGAGAAGTGCAGATAGTACAATACAAGCTGGTACTCTAGCAACTGTTAAAATCTATTGTAGGACATCTAGCACACAGACAAAAACTTGCCGTTCACCCCACTCCATGCTATTCCTACCAGAGAACACGGAatatattctctcttctcttggcCAGCACCCTCCCTCTACTGAAAGACGGTGTGTGCACCTGAAATGGGGGTGGGTGAGGGTGGAGCCCAGCTTTCCTCCGCTACAAAGACACAATGGTTCACAGCAGGCCAGAACCGGGCGCCACCGAGGCACGGTCCAGGCCTCTCGGATCTGCGGGCACGGTGGGCTGCCCTGAGCCGGTTCAGGGTGGGATGCCAGTCCTGCACTCTGATGCCTATGGCGCCCTTCCTAATGTGACTTGATCAGACGGTTCCCCACTCCCGCCGGAGATAGACACACAAGAGCGTATGCTTTAGGAGGATTTCTGCGATACGACAAAGTGCAatttaaaaatctagattttcttttcttgagctTGGATCCAAACTTGTCCTGAGATAGGAGAAGGCGCTGTAGGCAAAGGACTACAGGGGCGGGAGAAGGCACCCGGCGCCGGCGGGGCTTCCCAGCCGTGACGAGGAGCGGCCAGCAGGTGTCAGTGCGCCCTCGCTCTGTCACTGCGCGCGGCCTCCGCCTCCAGGACCCCTCCCCACCGCGGTCTAAGGGGGCGCGGTCCAGACCCCGGGCCACTCGCGTCTCGCAGACAGCTCTGTGGCTGGGACGATACGTAGGCCACCTCTCCCCTAAGCGGGTCTCTGAAATCTGGCCGGGCCCGCTCCCCCGGGGGCGGTTCCCATTCCGCCCTAGGGGGTTCCATCCAAACCTGTGCCTTCCTCTCTCACCACGACCCACTTCACCCCGGCCGCGAGGAGCACTTGCGGACGAGGGCGGGCCGGCCCAGGGCGGGGCTGTTCCGGATACGACCCGTACCGGTGGCTGCTTCTCCTGATTCGGGCCAGGGCTTTCCGACACCCTTTCCTCCCAGGACTCAGCTCGATGGGGGCACTCTCGGGTGCCCACTGCTTTCTGCTGGCCCGTCCCGGAGCTGCTCGGCCAATTCCCAGCAGGGACCGCTCCCCATTCCCCGGGCACGCTCTTTAAACCTCTCGCTCAAGGTACCCGCCTCTCCAAAGGGCTCGTCGCGCCAAGGGGGCAGCGCTCCCCTGGGTCTGGCGCGGGGCGCGGGCGCTAGACCGGTGGAGGGGAGGCGCAAGGGGCGGGGGAGGGTCTGTTTCCCACGTGGGGGCTGACGCCCGCTGCTCGGCAACGCCGGCTTGATCCTGGGGCTATAAAACCAGTTCACGGTGAGCACGGCGGAGCAGCAGCGGCTCTGGCTTCGGTGCAGACACCCAGCAGCCGGCGCGCTGCCGCCCGGCCACCCCCAGCACCTTCTCCCCCTAGCCCTGCGCTCCTGCCCCAACTCACGCTGCCCTCGGACCCCGGCTGTCCGGTCGCGCGCAGTGCCCGCAGCTCGCCGGGCCGACGCCCAGGAGACTCCCTGCTTCGGCCGCGGCTCCTGGAGGGCCGATCGCCCACCCGGCCCGGCCCTCCTGAGGACGGGGGCGCCTTCATGCGGCCCCCACCCCCCtcaccccgccgccgccgccgcccccgagCTCCGCGCGCTGCGCCCCAGCCCCAGCAGGGCACGCAACTTTGGAAGTCCCGCGGCGCTCTGAGAGGTGGCAGAGTCCGCACCCCGGCCCCAGCCCGGGCTCCGCCGGCCCCGCCGCGTCTGGGGGAAGCGAGAGAGTCGGTAATCGCTTCGGGGATGTAAGGAGACAGACATAGGACCCCAAGCCCGCATCAGCACCCCTCGGCTGCCTCCCGGGGTGGGGGCGGGCCCCGCACACGGTAAGACCTCTTGCTTTCGCTCAGGCTCGAGAGtcgagagagatatatatatttaatatcccGTCATCCTTTCAAGTCATCAGGCCACCGATGACTTTTGTTCTCCCTTCTTGAAGAATAAATCTCTTTCCCCATCTGCTCGATCTACTCTCTCCCGTCGCTCAGAAATAAAACTTGGCTGTATTTAGGAGCTGGGAGCGAGAAGGCGCCCACCCCGAGCGCCCGAAGCGTGGGTCGGGCGCGGTTCGCTGGAGCCGGGCCCATGGGCCGCTAGCGGTCCCCCAGCTCGGGCCCGACCTTCCTGCGGCCCCCTCCCCATGTGAGCCTTGGCGGGGCGAGCGGGGCgcgggaggaagaggaagacccACGGCGCTGGGCCGGAAGGCAGCTGGCAGCAGGCCCAGGCCAGCGGGCACCCGCGTTCATGTTCCGCCAGGAGCAGCCGCTGGCCGAGGGCAGCTTCGCGCCCATGGGCTCCCTGCAGCCGGACGCGGGCAACGCGAGCTGGAACGGGACCGAGGCGCCGGGGGGCGGCGCCCGGGCCACCCCCTACTCCTTGCAGGTGACGCTGACGCTGGTATGCCTGGCCGGCCTGCTCATGCTGCTCACCGTGTTCGGCAACGTGCTCGTCATCATCGCCGTGTTCACAAGCCGCGCGCTCAAGGCGCCCCAGAACCTCTTCCTCGTGTCTCTGGCCTCGGCCGACATCCTGGTGGCCACGCTCGTCATCCCTTTCTCGTTGGCCAACGAGGTCATGGGCTACTGGTACTTTGGCAAGGTGTGGTGTGAGATCTACCTGGCCCTCGATGTGCTCTTCTGCACATCGTCCATCGTGCACCTGTGCGCCATCAGCCTGGATCGCTACTGGTCCATCACGCAGGCCATCGAGTACAACCTGAAGCGCACGCCACGCCGCATCAAGGCCATCATCATCACCGTGTGGGTCATCTCGGCCGTCATCTCCTTCCCGCCGCTCATCTCCATCGAGAAGAAGGGCGGCGGCAGCGGCCAGCAGCCGGCCGAGCCGCACTGCAAGATCAACGACCAGAAGTGGTATGTCATCTCGTCGTGCATCGGCTCCTTCTTCGCGCCCTGCCTCATCATGATCCTGGTCTACGTGCGCATCTACCAGATCGCCAAGCGCCGCACCCGCGTGCCGCCCAGCCGGCGGGGCCCGGATGCGGGCGCCGCGCCGCCGGGGGGCGCCGAGCGCAGGCCCAACGGCCTGGGTCCGGAGCGCGGCATGGGCCCCGTGGGCGCCGAGGTCGAGCCGCTGCCCGCCCAGCTTAACGGTGCCCCCGGGGAGCCCGCGCCGGCAGGGCCGCGCGACACCGACGCGCTGGACCTGGAGGAGAGCTCGTCGTCTGAGCACGCCGAGCGGCCCCCCGGGCCTCGCAGGTCCGAGCGCGGCCCCCGGGCCAAGGGCAAAGCCCGGGTGACCCAGGTGAAGCCCGGGGACAGCCTGCCGCGGCGCGGGCCGGGGGCGCCGGCGGCCGGTCCCGGGGAGGAGCGCGGCGGGGGCGCCAAGGCGTCGCGCTGGCGCGGGCGGCAGAACCGCGAGAAGCGCTTCACGTTCGTGCTGGCCGTGGTCATCGGCGTGTTCGTGGTGTGCTGGTTCCCCTTCTTCTTCACCTACACGCTCACGGCCGTCGGCTGCTCCGTGCCGCGCACGCTCTTCAAGTTCTTCTTCTGGTTCGGCTACTGCAACAGCTCGCTGAACCCGGTCATCTACACCATCTTCAACCACGACTTCCGCCGCGCCTTCAAGAAGATCCTCTGCCGCGGGGACAGGAAGCGGATCGTGTGAGCGCGGAGCCCGCGCCGCGCGAACAGACTCGTGCAGATCGCAGGCAGCTGGGATCCAGGGGCGCGTCTACGCAGGCCTAGTACTCTGAAACCAGGGTCCTGCCTACTCTGCGTTTCCTGGCCCGGGAGGTTGCTCTGCGGCTTCCGGGCATCTGCTCTTCCCTACCAGGGAAAAGTACTGGCTGGGAGGGCCACACGCCCCCCAACTGTTGTTAGGGCTGCTTCTGACTGGGAGCCATCTCTCTAGGTTCTTGGGCCGCCCCTAATCAGTGTTGTTTCCTAAAGATATTTTCACGTCCCAGTCCAACTCTGACAGCAGTTCAGAGCAAGCGCTGGACCCCAGAGCGTACGGCTCACAAAGGGTTAATGGACGGGGGTTACCCAGGCCCCGCTGATTGCTGTctccctcccaccaactctattTTTAAACAAACGCTCAGGGCCGTCCTGCcccccctcccatcccccactgtAAATATACACTATTTTTGATAGTGCACACAGGAGGGTCCCCAGTGTcgctttgcttttgatgtcagaATCCTGGCTGTTGGAGATGCCCTGGAGGCAGACACGTTGTGTCTGGTTCAGGCTAAGCCCCTTTGCAATGCAAGCCCTTTTCTAGCGTCATTACCTCCCTCTGTGTCCTTGTCACCAGCAACTGGTGACTGTCCCTGGGGCCTGGATTTGCTTTGAGATTTCCTGAGGgaaaaggtttgtctatttttttttcctgtgcctAACAGCATAATTGCCTTTTCCTATGTAAATATTACAGTGTTGGACCAGACAGAAGTAAATGAACCTTTCCGCCTTGCATCAGCCCCGTGTATAAAGCCATTATCCTCTGATGCACACTTTGCCCCAG
This genomic stretch from Diceros bicornis minor isolate mBicDic1 chromosome 6, mDicBic1.mat.cur, whole genome shotgun sequence harbors:
- the ADRA2A gene encoding alpha-2A adrenergic receptor codes for the protein MFRQEQPLAEGSFAPMGSLQPDAGNASWNGTEAPGGGARATPYSLQVTLTLVCLAGLLMLLTVFGNVLVIIAVFTSRALKAPQNLFLVSLASADILVATLVIPFSLANEVMGYWYFGKVWCEIYLALDVLFCTSSIVHLCAISLDRYWSITQAIEYNLKRTPRRIKAIIITVWVISAVISFPPLISIEKKGGGSGQQPAEPHCKINDQKWYVISSCIGSFFAPCLIMILVYVRIYQIAKRRTRVPPSRRGPDAGAAPPGGAERRPNGLGPERGMGPVGAEVEPLPAQLNGAPGEPAPAGPRDTDALDLEESSSSEHAERPPGPRRSERGPRAKGKARVTQVKPGDSLPRRGPGAPAAGPGEERGGGAKASRWRGRQNREKRFTFVLAVVIGVFVVCWFPFFFTYTLTAVGCSVPRTLFKFFFWFGYCNSSLNPVIYTIFNHDFRRAFKKILCRGDRKRIV